A portion of the Hoylesella buccalis ATCC 35310 genome contains these proteins:
- a CDS encoding ExbD/TolR family protein, which produces MISFRKRQHFVPNLNTASLPDLIFTVLFFFMIVTHMREVTLKVKYRMPQGTELTRLTKKSAVLYVYIGVPLSTSGTANERNVRIQLNDKFVTPDDLVDYITEERHRMSPEDLQQMTVSIKADRHVRMSTLNEVKLALRKANALRINYSATEKPSLKN; this is translated from the coding sequence ATGATCAGCTTCAGAAAGCGACAACATTTTGTGCCGAATCTAAACACGGCATCCCTACCCGACTTGATTTTCACGGTGCTATTTTTCTTCATGATCGTCACTCACATGCGTGAGGTGACGCTCAAAGTGAAGTATCGTATGCCGCAAGGAACTGAATTGACGCGACTTACCAAGAAGTCGGCCGTATTGTATGTCTACATTGGCGTTCCCCTTTCTACTAGTGGGACGGCCAATGAAAGAAATGTCCGCATCCAATTGAATGACAAGTTTGTCACACCTGATGACCTTGTGGACTACATCACCGAGGAGCGTCATCGCATGTCACCCGAAGACTTGCAACAGATGACTGTATCTATTAAAGCCGACAGACATGTGCGAATGAGTACATTAAACGAGGTGAAGCTGGCACTAAGAAAGGCTAACGCCCTACGTATCAACTATTCGGCCACGGAGAAACCATCGCTGAAGAATTGA
- a CDS encoding ExbD/TolR family protein, whose amino-acid sequence MLIRKRRHDIPGLNTTSTADISFMLLIFFLVTTSMDVDKGLRRQLPPAQQEKIEQESLVDKGKLMELKITEGNVLLLNEQPINMDELRIRTEEFITRVGKEHLISISASPESAYETYFNLQNELMAAYKNVRNRLARQRYGQAIEACNEAQRNGILEQCPQRIAETYQTNEEGAKP is encoded by the coding sequence ATGCTGATTAGGAAAAGAAGACATGACATCCCAGGACTGAACACCACTTCAACGGCTGACATCTCGTTCATGCTGCTGATATTCTTCTTGGTAACCACCTCTATGGACGTGGATAAAGGACTGCGCAGGCAGTTGCCACCGGCACAGCAGGAAAAGATTGAACAAGAGAGTTTGGTAGACAAGGGCAAACTGATGGAGCTGAAAATAACGGAAGGCAATGTGTTGCTGCTCAATGAACAGCCCATCAACATGGATGAATTGCGTATCAGAACGGAGGAATTCATCACAAGAGTGGGCAAAGAGCATCTCATATCGATAAGCGCATCACCCGAGTCGGCATACGAAACCTACTTCAACCTGCAAAACGAGCTGATGGCTGCGTATAAAAACGTGCGCAACCGCCTGGCCCGCCAACGATATGGGCAAGCAATCGAAGCATGCAACGAGGCTCAACGGAATGGCATTTTAGAACAGTGTCCACAACGGATTGCAGAGACATACCAAACAAACGAGGAAGGAGCCAAGCCATGA
- a CDS encoding MotA/TolQ/ExbB proton channel family protein, with amino-acid sequence MKILFTKLFIASFFIFVHTMALSAQQPSNADSISVAQNDSAIQAAMNEDLAATADSMGMATENSGVHQFLKTKFIEGNAGFMSLVALVLILGLAFCIERIIYLSLSEIDAKRFMADVITKIESKDLEEAKQQCQTTRGPVASLCYEGLSRVDEPIENIERSVASYGSVQASNLEKGCSWITLFIAMAPSLGFLGTVIGMIMTFDQIQMAGDISPTIVAAGMKVALITTIFGIIVALILQVFYNYILSKIDHITAQMEESAITLLDALMKHKLSK; translated from the coding sequence ATGAAAATATTGTTTACCAAGCTCTTCATAGCCTCATTTTTCATCTTTGTTCATACCATGGCTTTGTCAGCCCAACAGCCCAGCAATGCCGATTCCATATCGGTTGCACAGAACGACAGTGCCATACAAGCTGCGATGAACGAAGACCTTGCGGCCACGGCCGACAGCATGGGCATGGCTACAGAGAACAGTGGCGTGCACCAGTTTTTGAAAACCAAGTTCATTGAAGGCAACGCCGGCTTCATGTCGCTGGTGGCGTTAGTGCTCATCTTAGGTTTGGCGTTCTGCATCGAGCGCATCATTTACCTCAGCTTGTCGGAGATTGATGCCAAGCGATTCATGGCCGATGTGATTACAAAGATAGAGAGCAAGGATTTGGAAGAAGCCAAGCAACAATGCCAAACGACACGCGGACCTGTAGCCTCGCTGTGCTACGAGGGGCTAAGTCGTGTGGACGAACCGATTGAGAACATAGAACGTTCGGTGGCATCTTACGGCTCTGTCCAAGCCAGCAACCTGGAGAAAGGCTGTTCGTGGATTACGCTGTTCATCGCCATGGCTCCTTCGTTGGGTTTCTTAGGAACGGTCATTGGCATGATTATGACGTTCGACCAGATACAGATGGCCGGCGACATCAGTCCCACCATCGTGGCTGCGGGTATGAAGGTGGCACTCATCACCACGATTTTCGGAATTATCGTAGCCCTCATCTTACAGGTGTTTTACAATTACATCTTGTCAAAAATAGACCATATCACGGCACAGATGGAAGAGTCGGCCATCACGCTGCTTGATGCACTGATGAAGCATAAACTATCGAAATGA